One Dysidea avara chromosome 8, odDysAvar1.4, whole genome shotgun sequence genomic window, GCAACGAGTAACCTTATATAATATTGTCATAGTAACGATCACGTGCAATGAACGCTATTAACGCGCGACATTGAAGGTGTTGTGTGGTCAGTGGTGTGTGTGTTAACGAGTGATTGTTAGCAGCTATGTTATCTGTTTTACTAAGAAATTTAATGAAGCAGCTACCATCTGTTTTCGGTGAGATATAATTTAATGAGTGGGCGCTATGCAAGTAACTTGTGTCGTACTTATATTTACACAGGGAAGCGGAAACGCAAGAAAAAGAAACCAGCTTGGCCAGTTACTTCATTGCCTATCACAGGTATAGTTAGTCATTATCTCTAACTTAACAAATGACCCTGGTCGTgagtgttcaattagagtatttagtgtgtgcgttctattagagtgttttgtatACTTTGATATTACTTCAGTACACGTTTCTCTTTTTATAGTTGATAGGCCAGAAGCTCTAACTGCTCTCGCTACTTTTTCTGCAGAAGCTTCACCCATTTGTGGTTTGGAGGTAGCTCTACCCATATTTGCTTTTGAAGAAGCCCCTACTGTAGATGGCGCCAAGTAAGTTACAACTTAGCACATTTTATTACATGCTCCATGAGAGTGTCCtctgtgggtgtgtgtgtgtgcgtacgtacgtacatagtGTAGCGTGTGTACTTAGTGTAGCGTGCATACGTAGTGTGCGTATGTGTGCATgggtagtgtagtgtgtttgtagtgtagcACGCAcgcgtgtgtgtgagtgtttAGCACGTGCGTAATGTAAtaatgcgtgtgtgtgtgtgtgtgtgtgtgtgtgtgtgtgtgtgtgtgtgtgtagtgtagtgtagtgtagtgaaatgtagtgtgtacgtgtgtgtgtgtgtgtgtgtgtgtgtgtgtgtgtgtgtgtgtgtgtgtgtgtgtgtgtgtagtgtagtgtagtgtgtgtggtgtacaaCATATTCAATACTAGACTACAGATGCTGTGTCCTGATTATTAGGAAGTTAATGTGTTACATTATACTATACACCATAACAACATTAGCTACACTAGAGTCATCATTATAATGTAGCTAGGTTGTGGTAAACAATTAGTTTAGTCCTGAACTGTAGGAGTGAAGAGGTGGTGATGTGCGTATCTAAACAACAAAACAATAAAGTTTTGGCACTTGAAGGAGCCAGTGAAAGAGGGACGATGTCCATATCCAAACAAGAAAGGGAAATAGTTTTTGCACTAGAAACAGCCATGAAGTTCTTGTAAGTGGCTGTCACACCATTTGTTCTACTGGTTATTGTGATGACACCTAGAAATGATGCTATCAACAAAGATCCATTTCTCAATGAAATAATTACAGAAAGAAATAATGTCCTGGAGCTTATTGAGGCAAAAGCAGCTACATTGATGGAGATGGAAATTGAAATGGAGAAACAGAAAAGTATGATACAAGAAAACAACAAATTAATAGATCAATTACAATTATATACCTCCCAAATGGAAGGTTCAGTAGTGTAACTTTTTCTGAGTACACTACCGAGACATTTAGGTTCTAGTTTAGgtgtatttataattatttcTTGTGCCACCAGACTTTTAGGGTTTTAGTTGTAGTattgttttataattatttttttaagGATGCCATCTGATATTTAGCTAGTTTTAGTATTTGTTTTTATAATAGTTAGCTATTTAAATTGTTTTTATAATTACCCTAATTGTATTGGTGTGTACTTTATTTTAGTGCTAATATTATTTGCACTTTTAATTTCATGGGCAGCTCCAGCCACCTTGGACATTAACTCAAATATGACTAAAGTGTCTGTATGACTCACATAATTAACAGGGCTCAAGTAAGACTTCCCAAACCTTACAAAGTGTGCGTGCATGTAAGAGAGTCAGTGAGAGTACATACATGAGAGCTACAGCCAGAATTTCACCTTTAGCATGCATGACAGAATGCTTGTCACGGTCAGACTGAAGTTAGGTTCACGTGAATGCTTTTTATTGAAGTATTTCAATTTCAACCCATGGCCATATTcctaaatacaaatactattAACTTTGACCACCTGTCAATGAGAAGAGCTAGCCTTTCTCTTATACCACACAGTGTTTCCATTGCCTAACTAACTACGCCTACGCTATGCTGTGCAGCTGCAGTCTGTAGCTTCTACCAGCTAACTTCGCACCCCAAGCACTTTTCCCTAAATCCACCCCTGAAGGAAGATGTAGTGGCCAGTTCACCAATCCTGACTCTCGGCAGTGCTATAACCTTTTGCTCCAAAATCAGGTAAGTATCAGCAATTGCTAACATCATTAATTTGATGATTTCACTGTTAAGTGCAGATATCATTTGTAGCTAATTGATTATTTTCACTGTAACTTTTGTATGTGATCAGGTttcacaggctgtgcctttaaaCCTGTATTAGTAATTCTGAATCTAGTTCTAAATGCAGATTATATTTCAACGGATTTTAAAATACGAAAGacatataaaatacataatatttacgATTGTGGGTTATTACTGCAATGCCAAAGTTAAATATCTTGCCAAAGAAAAGGTTTGTTGTCGGTCGTGTTGTTAAAAGACAGTTTAATCACTCATGTTTATTTTCCACAGTTGGCACGTGGGTACTAAAGAAAATGTACTTCGCGTGAAAAGAGACGAGGCAGAAGCACGCGCCagggaagaagaaaaagaaaaaagagcGCTGTTAGCGGTAGGTTTATGTGTGAACGTTTCTTTGAAGTAGTACTAATACCCATGGTGTTAAACGACATCAGTACCACCCCCCTGAGTACCACAAATAGCTAGGCTCTTTGCCTCCCTTACTATTTTGGCCTAGGTCTACCTTAGTCGCCCTCTTCTACGTAGTCTTCTATCTGCTTACTACATTGCTAATACCTGAAGACAATGTGTGAAGAATCTCTATATATCATTCCTAAAGATAACTTACAAGAACaatagtcttgtgcccagaccccacGTTAGGTAGGGTCTGGTGCTACATTTTTGTACCCTTCACCATCTTGATTATGTGTGTGTATCCATGGTTTCAGTTGGCCACTTTTGTCGTTTTAGTCTATCTAATTATGTTGTAGCTGAAGTGAAGTGTCTGATTGGTTAGAAAAGAAATGGCATTGGTACCAAAACTTTCAGCATTGTCACAACACTGACTTTGAGCAATCACAGAAGTGAgagcctgtgtgtcacccccttgaagCAACTTTACGATGTGATATCAGATATTTTCAGACAAACAAAGTACAGAAGTTTCTCAGATTTCCAGTAGGCTGGATTGATAACTCCTTATTAGACCCAGTCACAGGTCACCGTGATCAGAAATGGTGGCGGAGGCCAGCCACTGTAGTGTAGCCAGAACTAGAGTCCGGTGATCCTAAACCCTAGCTCACTCTGTCAGCTTAAAGAAAGTACTGGTGTTGACCATTAAAAGTCAGGGACCTCAATACAAGGAGTTGGAATGTTAACTGCATGGTCACCTTTATCTCGCTGTTTTGTTTTGATAAGCTGAACCTAAGTTGTATATGTTAAAATGAATATAGCAATGTGGCCTGTAGATAGATTGTTTACCTGTATCAAAAGACCAATTACCATACAGGTAGTGGACATAAGGGAAGGTAGGTGCAGAGTAGGAGACTGATGACCTTGTGTAAACTTTGTCCAACTTTAATTGACTCAACAAACTTTTGTACTATCCATCATTTTATTCTGTCAAACATTTATCCTTCCATTACTTTATTCctccaaagtttcattttaaaaatcttgCTCTATCGAACTTGAAAGTTAGTCCTATACAAATGCTTATTTAGAAATGTCCTATCTGCTCGTATCAACAATGCTACAGAAAAATGAGTAGTCATTTCCATTGTTCTATTGTGTATGTTACAAGTGTTATTTGGTTGCTATAGGAACAAGAAGCTCGTACAGCTCTACTGAAGGGTAAAGTCAAACAAAAGTCAG contains:
- the LOC136264460 gene encoding uncharacterized protein, with the translated sequence MLSVLLRNLMKQLPSVFGKRKRKKKKPAWPVTSLPITVDRPEALTALATFSAEASPICGLEVALPIFAFEEAPTVDGAKSEEVVMCVSKQQNNKVLALEGASERGTMSISKQEREIVFALETAMKFLNDAINKDPFLNEIITERNNVLELIEAKAATLMEMEIEMEKQKSMIQENNKLIDQLQLYTSQMEGSVV